Proteins from a single region of Ochotona princeps isolate mOchPri1 chromosome 27, mOchPri1.hap1, whole genome shotgun sequence:
- the ETFBKMT gene encoding electron transfer flavoprotein beta subunit lysine methyltransferase isoform X2, producing MRGASRILANDIDPLAGVAITLNCELNQLDPVPILTEDILNVEPAQWDLVVLGDMFYDASLADRLHQWLKDCSQTHRTRVLIGDPGRPQFSVHGIQRQLHKLVEYSLPEYTRQENNGLTTSIVWDFQP from the exons ATGAGGGGGGCATCCAGGATACTGGCCAATGACATAGACCCTC TTGCAGGAGTGGCCATTACACTGAACTGTGAATTGAACCAACTGGATCCCGTTCCCATTTTAACTGAAGACATTCTGAATGTGGAACCAGCTCAATGGGACCTGGTAGTTCTTGGAGACATGTTCTATGACGCAAGCCTTGCAGATCGTCTGCACCAGTGGCTGAAGGATTGTTCTCAGACCCATAGGACGCGTGTACTAATTGGTGACCCTGGGCGGCCCCAGTTCAGTGTCCACGGCATTCAGCGACAGCTGCACAAGCTTGTGGAATACTCCCTGCCAGAATACACTAGGCAGGAAAACAACGGGCTGACCACAAGCATAGTGTGGGATTTCCAGCCTTGA
- the ETFBKMT gene encoding electron transfer flavoprotein beta subunit lysine methyltransferase isoform X1 gives MALRLGCGILRAAGSRPFGPFPWGRCPQRGAGGFLDPSLKAFLEDNTEVTCSGSLTPEIQLRLLTPRCKFWWDRADLWPHADPYWAIYWPGGQALARYILDNPDVVRGKSVLDLGSGCGAAAIAAEMRGASRILANDIDPLAGVAITLNCELNQLDPVPILTEDILNVEPAQWDLVVLGDMFYDASLADRLHQWLKDCSQTHRTRVLIGDPGRPQFSVHGIQRQLHKLVEYSLPEYTRQENNGLTTSIVWDFQP, from the exons ATGGCTTTGCGCCTGGGCTGCGGCATCCTGCGGGCTGCAGGAAGCCGGCCCTTCGGCCCATTTCCCTGGGGCCGCTGTCCGCAGAGAGGAGCTGGCGGCTTTCTGGACCCTTCGCTGAAGGCCTTCCTGGAGGACAACACTGAAGTCACCTGCAGTGGCAGCCTCACTCCCGAAATCCAGTTGCGACTTTTGACCCCCAGATGCAAGTTCTGGTGGGACAGAGCGGACCTGTGGCCCCACGCCGACCCCTACTGGGCGATCTACTGGCCAGGAGGCCAGGCCCTGGCTCG GTATATTTTGGATAACCCCGATGTTGTCAGAGGAAAATCTGTACTGGATCTTGGGAGTGGATGTGGAGCTGCAGCTATTGCTGCCGAGATGAGGGGGGCATCCAGGATACTGGCCAATGACATAGACCCTC TTGCAGGAGTGGCCATTACACTGAACTGTGAATTGAACCAACTGGATCCCGTTCCCATTTTAACTGAAGACATTCTGAATGTGGAACCAGCTCAATGGGACCTGGTAGTTCTTGGAGACATGTTCTATGACGCAAGCCTTGCAGATCGTCTGCACCAGTGGCTGAAGGATTGTTCTCAGACCCATAGGACGCGTGTACTAATTGGTGACCCTGGGCGGCCCCAGTTCAGTGTCCACGGCATTCAGCGACAGCTGCACAAGCTTGTGGAATACTCCCTGCCAGAATACACTAGGCAGGAAAACAACGGGCTGACCACAAGCATAGTGTGGGATTTCCAGCCTTGA